A genomic stretch from Heliangelus exortis chromosome 16, bHelExo1.hap1, whole genome shotgun sequence includes:
- the NECAB3 gene encoding N-terminal EF-hand calcium-binding protein 3 isoform X2 produces MLFSSFLEEKKALEEKAWGDDGKLSFEEFKNYFADGILSSEELWELFSGIDGRHSDNVDTEKLCDYFSAYLGEYRNVFSALEALNAAVLAAMDKTKLRYETSSKMEQFLTRFLLRETMHQLQSLQTSLECAVDTVEEQAGRERKGVKKSETSVGLRSGRRCGRRAQKNICLSPTDPYSGMLTTAICVKDNSQWMAQINRLQHLLEKLECKSPRLEPLKEEAMCKGRDEHILVAKRQISVAMGSIEEFHQAFRSYTEGTAGQSSCLHVSACKLRDEACFILYEFWQDVASWRSHLQSSCSKTFQRAIITLLESPELLTTMLFPASWWIMNNN; encoded by the exons atgcttttctcctctttcctggaagagaaaaaggcacTGGAGGAAAAAGCCTGGGGAG atgATGGGAAACTGTCATTCGAGGAGTTCAAGAACTATTTTGCTGATGGGATCTTGagctcagaggagctgtgggagtTGTTCAGTGGCATTGACGGACGTCATTCAGA TAACGTGGACACAGAGAAATTGTGTG aTTATTTCTCAGCATATCTTGGAGAATACAGGAATGTGTTTTCTGCCCTGGAAGCCCTTAATGCTGCGGTCCTGGCAGCCATGGACAAGACCAAGCTG agGTATGAGACGTCCTCAAAGATGGAGCAGTTCCTGACCCGTTTCCTGCTGCGGGAAACCATGCACCAGCTGCAGTCCCTGCAGACCTCCCTGGAGTGTGCTGTGGACACCgtggaggagcaggcaggacgggagag AAAAGGTGTAAAGAAATCGGAGACCTCAGTTGGGCTGAGGTCAGGGAGACGATGTGGGCGCAGAGCACAGAAGAACATCTGTCTGTCTCCTACAGACCCCTATTCTGGGATGCTCACAACAG CCATTTGTGTCAAGGACAACAGCCAGTGGATGGCACAGATCAATCGGCTCCAGCATCTCCTCGAGAAACTGGAGTGCAAG AGCCCACGCCTGGAGCCTCTGAAGGAGGAAGCTATGTGTAAAGGAAGAGATGAA CACATCCTGGTGGCCAAGAGGCAGATCTCAGTGGCCATGGGCAGCATCGAGGAGTTCCACCAAGCCTTCAGGTCCTACACGGAGGGCACGGcggggcagagcagctgcctgca TGTGTCTGCCTGCAAGCTGAGGGACGAGGCCTGCTTCATCCTTTATGAGTTTTGGCAGGACGTGGCTTCGTGGAGAAG CCACTTGCAGTCCAGCTGCAGCAAGACTTTCCAGAGAGCTATCATCACCTTGCTGGaatccccagagctgctgaccACCATGCTCTTCCCAG cATCCTGGTGGATCATGAACAACAACTGA
- the NECAB3 gene encoding N-terminal EF-hand calcium-binding protein 3 isoform X1, with translation MMACAELLAVCLLSADRDPAPRRKPLPIFHDIFRRADKNDDGKLSFEEFKNYFADGILSSEELWELFSGIDGRHSDNVDTEKLCDYFSAYLGEYRNVFSALEALNAAVLAAMDKTKLRYETSSKMEQFLTRFLLRETMHQLQSLQTSLECAVDTVEEQAGRERKGVKKSETSVGLRSGRRCGRRAQKNICLSPTDPYSGMLTTAICVKDNSQWMAQINRLQHLLEKLECKSPRLEPLKEEAMCKGRDEHILVAKRQISVAMGSIEEFHQAFRSYTEGTAGQSSCLHVSACKLRDEACFILYEFWQDVASWRSHLQSSCSKTFQRAIITLLESPELLTTMLFPASWWIMNNN, from the exons ATTTTCCGTCGAGCTGACAAGAACG atgATGGGAAACTGTCATTCGAGGAGTTCAAGAACTATTTTGCTGATGGGATCTTGagctcagaggagctgtgggagtTGTTCAGTGGCATTGACGGACGTCATTCAGA TAACGTGGACACAGAGAAATTGTGTG aTTATTTCTCAGCATATCTTGGAGAATACAGGAATGTGTTTTCTGCCCTGGAAGCCCTTAATGCTGCGGTCCTGGCAGCCATGGACAAGACCAAGCTG agGTATGAGACGTCCTCAAAGATGGAGCAGTTCCTGACCCGTTTCCTGCTGCGGGAAACCATGCACCAGCTGCAGTCCCTGCAGACCTCCCTGGAGTGTGCTGTGGACACCgtggaggagcaggcaggacgggagag AAAAGGTGTAAAGAAATCGGAGACCTCAGTTGGGCTGAGGTCAGGGAGACGATGTGGGCGCAGAGCACAGAAGAACATCTGTCTGTCTCCTACAGACCCCTATTCTGGGATGCTCACAACAG CCATTTGTGTCAAGGACAACAGCCAGTGGATGGCACAGATCAATCGGCTCCAGCATCTCCTCGAGAAACTGGAGTGCAAG AGCCCACGCCTGGAGCCTCTGAAGGAGGAAGCTATGTGTAAAGGAAGAGATGAA CACATCCTGGTGGCCAAGAGGCAGATCTCAGTGGCCATGGGCAGCATCGAGGAGTTCCACCAAGCCTTCAGGTCCTACACGGAGGGCACGGcggggcagagcagctgcctgca TGTGTCTGCCTGCAAGCTGAGGGACGAGGCCTGCTTCATCCTTTATGAGTTTTGGCAGGACGTGGCTTCGTGGAGAAG CCACTTGCAGTCCAGCTGCAGCAAGACTTTCCAGAGAGCTATCATCACCTTGCTGGaatccccagagctgctgaccACCATGCTCTTCCCAG cATCCTGGTGGATCATGAACAACAACTGA
- the CBFA2T2 gene encoding protein CBFA2T2 isoform X5, with translation MPGSPVEVKIQSRSSPSNMPPLPPVNPGGPRPVSFTPTALPNGINHSPPTLNGAPSPPQRFSNGPSSSSSSSLTNQQLPATCGARQLSKLKRFLTTLQQFGNDISPEIGEKVRTLVLALVNSTVTIEEFHCKLQEATNFPLRPFVIPFLKANLPLLQRELLHCARAAKQTPSQYLAQHEHILLNTNTTSPADSSELLIEVNGNGKRHSPDRRDDSSFEREPLPTEPPAKRVCTISPAPRHSPALTIPLINPGGQFHPTPPPLQHYTLEDIATSHLYRDPSKMLDHREIRDRHGGLGLNGGYQDELVDHRLTEREWADEWKHLDHALNCIMEMVEKTRRSMAVLRRCQEADREELNFWKRRCSEAAEPRKAGGGAELLSRQHSPGSSDSIGSADSLREFSGRSGTGYVTEEIWKKAEEAVNEVKRQAMSEVQKAVAEAEQKAFEMIASERARMEQTIADAKRQATEDAFLVINEQEESTESCWNCGRKASETCSGCNIARYCGSFCQHKDWERHHRICGQSLHGQSKPLALPTGRSAVTKSLDGVSSPALEKTSATTSRSSTPASVTAIDTNGL, from the exons ATGCCCGGATCGCCTGTGGAAGTGAAGATACAGTCCAGGTCCTCTCCTTCCAACATGCCACCACTGCCTCCCGTCAACCCTGGTGGCCCCCGGCCAGTGTCCTTCACCCCAACTGCAC TGCCCAACGGAATAAACCATTCCCCCCCGACTCTGAACGGGgcaccctccccaccccagcgGTTCAGCAATggcccttcctcctcctcctcctcctcgctgaccaaccagcagctcccagccaccTGTGGGGCCCGGCAGCTCAGCAAGCTGAAGCGCTTCCTCACCACCCTGCAGCAGTTTGGCAATGACATCTCACCAGAGATCGGGGAGAAGGTCCGGACCCTGGTCCTGGCATTAGTG aaCTCAACGGTGACAATCGAGGAATTTCACTGCAAGCTGCAAGAGGCGACAAACTTCCCCCTCCGGCCGTTTGTCATCCCCTTTCTGAAG GCCAACCTGccactgctgcagagggagctgctgcactGCGCCCGGGCTGCCAAGCAGACACCCTCCCAGTACCTGGCCCAGCACGAGCACATCCTGCTCAACACCAACACCACATCCCCTGCTGACTCCTCCGAGCTGCTGATCGAGGTCAATGGCAATGGGAAGAGGCACAGTCCAGACAG AAGGGACGACAGCAGCTTTGAGAGGGAGCCACTGCCAACAGAGCCCCCAGCCAAGCGTGTGTGCACCATCAGCCCCGCGCCCCGGCACAGCCCTGCCCTCACCATCCCCCTGATCAACCCTGGGGGGCAGTTCCACCCCACCCCGCCACCCCTCCAGCACTACACCCTGGAAGATATCGCCACCTCCCACCTCTACAGGGACCCTAGCAAGATGTTGGATCACAGAGAGATTCGGGACAGACATGGCGGTCTTG GTTTGAATGGAGGATACCAGGATGAGCTGGTGGACCACCGCTTGACAGAGAGGGAGTGGGCTGACGAGTGGAAGCATCTCGATCAT GCACTCAACTGCATCATGGAGATGGTGGAGAAGACCCGGCGCTCCATGGCCGTGCTTCGGCGCTGCCAGGAGGCGGATCGGGAGGAGCTGAACTTCTGGAAGCGGCGGTGCAGTGAGGCGGCAGAGCCGAGGAAGGCGGGCGGGGGGGCGGAGCTCCTGTCCCGGCAGCACAGCCCCGGCAGCTCCGACTCCATCGGCAGCG CAGATTCCTTGCGGGAGTTCAGCGGCAGGTCGGGAACGGGCTACGTCACCGAGGAGATCTGGAAAAAAGCTG aagaaGCTGTGAATGAGGTGAAGCGCCAGGCCATGTCGGAGGTGCAGAAAGCAGTGGCAGAGGCTGAGCAAAAGGCATTCGAGATGATTGCCTCTGAGAGGGCTCGGATGGAGCAGACCATTGCTGATGCAAAGCGCCAGGCCACTGAGGATGCTTTCCTGGTTATCAACGAACAGGAGGAGTCTACAGAG AGTTGCTGGAACTGCGGTCGCAAAGCCAGCGAGACATGCAGCGGCTGCAACATCGCCCGCTACTGCGGCTCCTTCTGCCAGCACAAGGACTGGGAGAGGCACCACCGGATCTGTGGCCAAAGCCTGCACGGCCAGAGCAagcccctggctctgcccacAGGCCGCTCGGCAGTCACCAAGAGCCTGGATGGAGtgtccagcccagctctggagAAGACCTCAGCAACAACCTCCCGGTCCTCCACCCCGGCATCCGTGACAGCAATAGACACAAACGGACTCTAA
- the CBFA2T2 gene encoding protein CBFA2T2 isoform X1 has translation MVGIPGGCQFAGEKRVPVMPGSPVEVKIQSRSSPSNMPPLPPVNPGGPRPVSFTPTALPNGINHSPPTLNGAPSPPQRFSNGPSSSSSSSLTNQQLPATCGARQLSKLKRFLTTLQQFGNDISPEIGEKVRTLVLALVNSTVTIEEFHCKLQEATNFPLRPFVIPFLKANLPLLQRELLHCARAAKQTPSQYLAQHEHILLNTNTTSPADSSELLIEVNGNGKRHSPDRRDDSSFEREPLPTEPPAKRVCTISPAPRHSPALTIPLINPGGQFHPTPPPLQHYTLEDIATSHLYRDPSKMLDHREIRDRHGGLGLNGGYQDELVDHRLTEREWADEWKHLDHALNCIMEMVEKTRRSMAVLRRCQEADREELNFWKRRCSEAAEPRKAGGGAELLSRQHSPGSSDSIGSADSLREFSGRSGTGYVTEEIWKKAEEAVNEVKRQAMSEVQKAVAEAEQKAFEMIASERARMEQTIADAKRQATEDAFLVINEQEESTESCWNCGRKASETCSGCNIARYCGSFCQHKDWERHHRICGQSLHGQSKPLALPTGRSAVTKSLDGVSSPALEKTSATTSRSSTPASVTAIDTNGL, from the exons TTGCTGGTGAGAAGAGGGTGCCAGTGATGCCCGGATCGCCTGTGGAAGTGAAGATACAGTCCAGGTCCTCTCCTTCCAACATGCCACCACTGCCTCCCGTCAACCCTGGTGGCCCCCGGCCAGTGTCCTTCACCCCAACTGCAC TGCCCAACGGAATAAACCATTCCCCCCCGACTCTGAACGGGgcaccctccccaccccagcgGTTCAGCAATggcccttcctcctcctcctcctcctcgctgaccaaccagcagctcccagccaccTGTGGGGCCCGGCAGCTCAGCAAGCTGAAGCGCTTCCTCACCACCCTGCAGCAGTTTGGCAATGACATCTCACCAGAGATCGGGGAGAAGGTCCGGACCCTGGTCCTGGCATTAGTG aaCTCAACGGTGACAATCGAGGAATTTCACTGCAAGCTGCAAGAGGCGACAAACTTCCCCCTCCGGCCGTTTGTCATCCCCTTTCTGAAG GCCAACCTGccactgctgcagagggagctgctgcactGCGCCCGGGCTGCCAAGCAGACACCCTCCCAGTACCTGGCCCAGCACGAGCACATCCTGCTCAACACCAACACCACATCCCCTGCTGACTCCTCCGAGCTGCTGATCGAGGTCAATGGCAATGGGAAGAGGCACAGTCCAGACAG AAGGGACGACAGCAGCTTTGAGAGGGAGCCACTGCCAACAGAGCCCCCAGCCAAGCGTGTGTGCACCATCAGCCCCGCGCCCCGGCACAGCCCTGCCCTCACCATCCCCCTGATCAACCCTGGGGGGCAGTTCCACCCCACCCCGCCACCCCTCCAGCACTACACCCTGGAAGATATCGCCACCTCCCACCTCTACAGGGACCCTAGCAAGATGTTGGATCACAGAGAGATTCGGGACAGACATGGCGGTCTTG GTTTGAATGGAGGATACCAGGATGAGCTGGTGGACCACCGCTTGACAGAGAGGGAGTGGGCTGACGAGTGGAAGCATCTCGATCAT GCACTCAACTGCATCATGGAGATGGTGGAGAAGACCCGGCGCTCCATGGCCGTGCTTCGGCGCTGCCAGGAGGCGGATCGGGAGGAGCTGAACTTCTGGAAGCGGCGGTGCAGTGAGGCGGCAGAGCCGAGGAAGGCGGGCGGGGGGGCGGAGCTCCTGTCCCGGCAGCACAGCCCCGGCAGCTCCGACTCCATCGGCAGCG CAGATTCCTTGCGGGAGTTCAGCGGCAGGTCGGGAACGGGCTACGTCACCGAGGAGATCTGGAAAAAAGCTG aagaaGCTGTGAATGAGGTGAAGCGCCAGGCCATGTCGGAGGTGCAGAAAGCAGTGGCAGAGGCTGAGCAAAAGGCATTCGAGATGATTGCCTCTGAGAGGGCTCGGATGGAGCAGACCATTGCTGATGCAAAGCGCCAGGCCACTGAGGATGCTTTCCTGGTTATCAACGAACAGGAGGAGTCTACAGAG AGTTGCTGGAACTGCGGTCGCAAAGCCAGCGAGACATGCAGCGGCTGCAACATCGCCCGCTACTGCGGCTCCTTCTGCCAGCACAAGGACTGGGAGAGGCACCACCGGATCTGTGGCCAAAGCCTGCACGGCCAGAGCAagcccctggctctgcccacAGGCCGCTCGGCAGTCACCAAGAGCCTGGATGGAGtgtccagcccagctctggagAAGACCTCAGCAACAACCTCCCGGTCCTCCACCCCGGCATCCGTGACAGCAATAGACACAAACGGACTCTAA
- the CBFA2T2 gene encoding protein CBFA2T2 isoform X2, protein MVGIPGGCQFAGEKRVPVMPGSPVEVKIQSRSSPSNMPPLPPVNPGGPRPVSFTPTALPNGINHSPPTLNGAPSPPQRFSNGPSSSSSSSLTNQQLPATCGARQLSKLKRFLTTLQQFGNDISPEIGEKVRTLVLALVNSTVTIEEFHCKLQEATNFPLRPFVIPFLKANLPLLQRELLHCARAAKQTPSQYLAQHEHILLNTNTTSPADSSELLIEVNGNGKRHSPDRRDDSSFEREPLPTEPPAKRVCTISPAPRHSPALTIPLINPGGQFHPTPPPLQHYTLEDIATSHLYRDPSKMLDHREIRDRHGGLGLNGGYQDELVDHRLTEREWADEWKHLDHALNCIMEMVEKTRRSMAVLRRCQEADREELNFWKRRCSEAAEPRKAGGGAELLSRQHSPGSSDSIGSDSLREFSGRSGTGYVTEEIWKKAEEAVNEVKRQAMSEVQKAVAEAEQKAFEMIASERARMEQTIADAKRQATEDAFLVINEQEESTESCWNCGRKASETCSGCNIARYCGSFCQHKDWERHHRICGQSLHGQSKPLALPTGRSAVTKSLDGVSSPALEKTSATTSRSSTPASVTAIDTNGL, encoded by the exons TTGCTGGTGAGAAGAGGGTGCCAGTGATGCCCGGATCGCCTGTGGAAGTGAAGATACAGTCCAGGTCCTCTCCTTCCAACATGCCACCACTGCCTCCCGTCAACCCTGGTGGCCCCCGGCCAGTGTCCTTCACCCCAACTGCAC TGCCCAACGGAATAAACCATTCCCCCCCGACTCTGAACGGGgcaccctccccaccccagcgGTTCAGCAATggcccttcctcctcctcctcctcctcgctgaccaaccagcagctcccagccaccTGTGGGGCCCGGCAGCTCAGCAAGCTGAAGCGCTTCCTCACCACCCTGCAGCAGTTTGGCAATGACATCTCACCAGAGATCGGGGAGAAGGTCCGGACCCTGGTCCTGGCATTAGTG aaCTCAACGGTGACAATCGAGGAATTTCACTGCAAGCTGCAAGAGGCGACAAACTTCCCCCTCCGGCCGTTTGTCATCCCCTTTCTGAAG GCCAACCTGccactgctgcagagggagctgctgcactGCGCCCGGGCTGCCAAGCAGACACCCTCCCAGTACCTGGCCCAGCACGAGCACATCCTGCTCAACACCAACACCACATCCCCTGCTGACTCCTCCGAGCTGCTGATCGAGGTCAATGGCAATGGGAAGAGGCACAGTCCAGACAG AAGGGACGACAGCAGCTTTGAGAGGGAGCCACTGCCAACAGAGCCCCCAGCCAAGCGTGTGTGCACCATCAGCCCCGCGCCCCGGCACAGCCCTGCCCTCACCATCCCCCTGATCAACCCTGGGGGGCAGTTCCACCCCACCCCGCCACCCCTCCAGCACTACACCCTGGAAGATATCGCCACCTCCCACCTCTACAGGGACCCTAGCAAGATGTTGGATCACAGAGAGATTCGGGACAGACATGGCGGTCTTG GTTTGAATGGAGGATACCAGGATGAGCTGGTGGACCACCGCTTGACAGAGAGGGAGTGGGCTGACGAGTGGAAGCATCTCGATCAT GCACTCAACTGCATCATGGAGATGGTGGAGAAGACCCGGCGCTCCATGGCCGTGCTTCGGCGCTGCCAGGAGGCGGATCGGGAGGAGCTGAACTTCTGGAAGCGGCGGTGCAGTGAGGCGGCAGAGCCGAGGAAGGCGGGCGGGGGGGCGGAGCTCCTGTCCCGGCAGCACAGCCCCGGCAGCTCCGACTCCATCGGCAGCG ATTCCTTGCGGGAGTTCAGCGGCAGGTCGGGAACGGGCTACGTCACCGAGGAGATCTGGAAAAAAGCTG aagaaGCTGTGAATGAGGTGAAGCGCCAGGCCATGTCGGAGGTGCAGAAAGCAGTGGCAGAGGCTGAGCAAAAGGCATTCGAGATGATTGCCTCTGAGAGGGCTCGGATGGAGCAGACCATTGCTGATGCAAAGCGCCAGGCCACTGAGGATGCTTTCCTGGTTATCAACGAACAGGAGGAGTCTACAGAG AGTTGCTGGAACTGCGGTCGCAAAGCCAGCGAGACATGCAGCGGCTGCAACATCGCCCGCTACTGCGGCTCCTTCTGCCAGCACAAGGACTGGGAGAGGCACCACCGGATCTGTGGCCAAAGCCTGCACGGCCAGAGCAagcccctggctctgcccacAGGCCGCTCGGCAGTCACCAAGAGCCTGGATGGAGtgtccagcccagctctggagAAGACCTCAGCAACAACCTCCCGGTCCTCCACCCCGGCATCCGTGACAGCAATAGACACAAACGGACTCTAA
- the CBFA2T2 gene encoding protein CBFA2T2 isoform X3 — protein MVGIPGGCQFAGEKRVPVMPGSPVEVKIQSRSSPSNMPPLPPVNPGGPRPVSFTPTALPNGINHSPPTLNGAPSPPQRFSNGPSSSSSSSLTNQQLPATCGARQLSKLKRFLTTLQQFGNDISPEIGEKVRTLVLALVNSTVTIEEFHCKLQEATNFPLRPFVIPFLKANLPLLQRELLHCARAAKQTPSQYLAQHEHILLNTNTTSPADSSELLIEVNGNGKRHSPDRRDDSSFEREPLPTEPPAKRVCTISPAPRHSPALTIPLINPGGQFHPTPPPLQHYTLEDIATSHLYRDPSKMLDHREIRDRHGGLGLNGGYQDELVDHRLTEREWADEWKHLDHALNCIMEMVEKTRRSMAVLRRCQEADREELNFWKRRCSEAAEPRKAGGGAELLSRQHSPGSSDSIGSADSLREFSGRSGTGYVTEEIWKKAEAVNEVKRQAMSEVQKAVAEAEQKAFEMIASERARMEQTIADAKRQATEDAFLVINEQEESTESCWNCGRKASETCSGCNIARYCGSFCQHKDWERHHRICGQSLHGQSKPLALPTGRSAVTKSLDGVSSPALEKTSATTSRSSTPASVTAIDTNGL, from the exons TTGCTGGTGAGAAGAGGGTGCCAGTGATGCCCGGATCGCCTGTGGAAGTGAAGATACAGTCCAGGTCCTCTCCTTCCAACATGCCACCACTGCCTCCCGTCAACCCTGGTGGCCCCCGGCCAGTGTCCTTCACCCCAACTGCAC TGCCCAACGGAATAAACCATTCCCCCCCGACTCTGAACGGGgcaccctccccaccccagcgGTTCAGCAATggcccttcctcctcctcctcctcctcgctgaccaaccagcagctcccagccaccTGTGGGGCCCGGCAGCTCAGCAAGCTGAAGCGCTTCCTCACCACCCTGCAGCAGTTTGGCAATGACATCTCACCAGAGATCGGGGAGAAGGTCCGGACCCTGGTCCTGGCATTAGTG aaCTCAACGGTGACAATCGAGGAATTTCACTGCAAGCTGCAAGAGGCGACAAACTTCCCCCTCCGGCCGTTTGTCATCCCCTTTCTGAAG GCCAACCTGccactgctgcagagggagctgctgcactGCGCCCGGGCTGCCAAGCAGACACCCTCCCAGTACCTGGCCCAGCACGAGCACATCCTGCTCAACACCAACACCACATCCCCTGCTGACTCCTCCGAGCTGCTGATCGAGGTCAATGGCAATGGGAAGAGGCACAGTCCAGACAG AAGGGACGACAGCAGCTTTGAGAGGGAGCCACTGCCAACAGAGCCCCCAGCCAAGCGTGTGTGCACCATCAGCCCCGCGCCCCGGCACAGCCCTGCCCTCACCATCCCCCTGATCAACCCTGGGGGGCAGTTCCACCCCACCCCGCCACCCCTCCAGCACTACACCCTGGAAGATATCGCCACCTCCCACCTCTACAGGGACCCTAGCAAGATGTTGGATCACAGAGAGATTCGGGACAGACATGGCGGTCTTG GTTTGAATGGAGGATACCAGGATGAGCTGGTGGACCACCGCTTGACAGAGAGGGAGTGGGCTGACGAGTGGAAGCATCTCGATCAT GCACTCAACTGCATCATGGAGATGGTGGAGAAGACCCGGCGCTCCATGGCCGTGCTTCGGCGCTGCCAGGAGGCGGATCGGGAGGAGCTGAACTTCTGGAAGCGGCGGTGCAGTGAGGCGGCAGAGCCGAGGAAGGCGGGCGGGGGGGCGGAGCTCCTGTCCCGGCAGCACAGCCCCGGCAGCTCCGACTCCATCGGCAGCG CAGATTCCTTGCGGGAGTTCAGCGGCAGGTCGGGAACGGGCTACGTCACCGAGGAGATCTGGAAAAAAGCTG aaGCTGTGAATGAGGTGAAGCGCCAGGCCATGTCGGAGGTGCAGAAAGCAGTGGCAGAGGCTGAGCAAAAGGCATTCGAGATGATTGCCTCTGAGAGGGCTCGGATGGAGCAGACCATTGCTGATGCAAAGCGCCAGGCCACTGAGGATGCTTTCCTGGTTATCAACGAACAGGAGGAGTCTACAGAG AGTTGCTGGAACTGCGGTCGCAAAGCCAGCGAGACATGCAGCGGCTGCAACATCGCCCGCTACTGCGGCTCCTTCTGCCAGCACAAGGACTGGGAGAGGCACCACCGGATCTGTGGCCAAAGCCTGCACGGCCAGAGCAagcccctggctctgcccacAGGCCGCTCGGCAGTCACCAAGAGCCTGGATGGAGtgtccagcccagctctggagAAGACCTCAGCAACAACCTCCCGGTCCTCCACCCCGGCATCCGTGACAGCAATAGACACAAACGGACTCTAA
- the CBFA2T2 gene encoding protein CBFA2T2 isoform X4, translating to MVGIPGGCQFAGEKRVPVMPGSPVEVKIQSRSSPSNMPPLPPVNPGGPRPVSFTPTALPNGINHSPPTLNGAPSPPQRFSNGPSSSSSSSLTNQQLPATCGARQLSKLKRFLTTLQQFGNDISPEIGEKVRTLVLALVNSTVTIEEFHCKLQEATNFPLRPFVIPFLKANLPLLQRELLHCARAAKQTPSQYLAQHEHILLNTNTTSPADSSELLIEVNGNGKRHSPDRRDDSSFEREPLPTEPPAKRVCTISPAPRHSPALTIPLINPGGQFHPTPPPLQHYTLEDIATSHLYRDPSKMLDHREIRDRHGGLGLNGGYQDELVDHRLTEREWADEWKHLDHALNCIMEMVEKTRRSMAVLRRCQEADREELNFWKRRCSEAAEPRKAGGGAELLSRQHSPGSSDSIGSDSLREFSGRSGTGYVTEEIWKKAEAVNEVKRQAMSEVQKAVAEAEQKAFEMIASERARMEQTIADAKRQATEDAFLVINEQEESTESCWNCGRKASETCSGCNIARYCGSFCQHKDWERHHRICGQSLHGQSKPLALPTGRSAVTKSLDGVSSPALEKTSATTSRSSTPASVTAIDTNGL from the exons TTGCTGGTGAGAAGAGGGTGCCAGTGATGCCCGGATCGCCTGTGGAAGTGAAGATACAGTCCAGGTCCTCTCCTTCCAACATGCCACCACTGCCTCCCGTCAACCCTGGTGGCCCCCGGCCAGTGTCCTTCACCCCAACTGCAC TGCCCAACGGAATAAACCATTCCCCCCCGACTCTGAACGGGgcaccctccccaccccagcgGTTCAGCAATggcccttcctcctcctcctcctcctcgctgaccaaccagcagctcccagccaccTGTGGGGCCCGGCAGCTCAGCAAGCTGAAGCGCTTCCTCACCACCCTGCAGCAGTTTGGCAATGACATCTCACCAGAGATCGGGGAGAAGGTCCGGACCCTGGTCCTGGCATTAGTG aaCTCAACGGTGACAATCGAGGAATTTCACTGCAAGCTGCAAGAGGCGACAAACTTCCCCCTCCGGCCGTTTGTCATCCCCTTTCTGAAG GCCAACCTGccactgctgcagagggagctgctgcactGCGCCCGGGCTGCCAAGCAGACACCCTCCCAGTACCTGGCCCAGCACGAGCACATCCTGCTCAACACCAACACCACATCCCCTGCTGACTCCTCCGAGCTGCTGATCGAGGTCAATGGCAATGGGAAGAGGCACAGTCCAGACAG AAGGGACGACAGCAGCTTTGAGAGGGAGCCACTGCCAACAGAGCCCCCAGCCAAGCGTGTGTGCACCATCAGCCCCGCGCCCCGGCACAGCCCTGCCCTCACCATCCCCCTGATCAACCCTGGGGGGCAGTTCCACCCCACCCCGCCACCCCTCCAGCACTACACCCTGGAAGATATCGCCACCTCCCACCTCTACAGGGACCCTAGCAAGATGTTGGATCACAGAGAGATTCGGGACAGACATGGCGGTCTTG GTTTGAATGGAGGATACCAGGATGAGCTGGTGGACCACCGCTTGACAGAGAGGGAGTGGGCTGACGAGTGGAAGCATCTCGATCAT GCACTCAACTGCATCATGGAGATGGTGGAGAAGACCCGGCGCTCCATGGCCGTGCTTCGGCGCTGCCAGGAGGCGGATCGGGAGGAGCTGAACTTCTGGAAGCGGCGGTGCAGTGAGGCGGCAGAGCCGAGGAAGGCGGGCGGGGGGGCGGAGCTCCTGTCCCGGCAGCACAGCCCCGGCAGCTCCGACTCCATCGGCAGCG ATTCCTTGCGGGAGTTCAGCGGCAGGTCGGGAACGGGCTACGTCACCGAGGAGATCTGGAAAAAAGCTG aaGCTGTGAATGAGGTGAAGCGCCAGGCCATGTCGGAGGTGCAGAAAGCAGTGGCAGAGGCTGAGCAAAAGGCATTCGAGATGATTGCCTCTGAGAGGGCTCGGATGGAGCAGACCATTGCTGATGCAAAGCGCCAGGCCACTGAGGATGCTTTCCTGGTTATCAACGAACAGGAGGAGTCTACAGAG AGTTGCTGGAACTGCGGTCGCAAAGCCAGCGAGACATGCAGCGGCTGCAACATCGCCCGCTACTGCGGCTCCTTCTGCCAGCACAAGGACTGGGAGAGGCACCACCGGATCTGTGGCCAAAGCCTGCACGGCCAGAGCAagcccctggctctgcccacAGGCCGCTCGGCAGTCACCAAGAGCCTGGATGGAGtgtccagcccagctctggagAAGACCTCAGCAACAACCTCCCGGTCCTCCACCCCGGCATCCGTGACAGCAATAGACACAAACGGACTCTAA